A window of Kiloniellales bacterium genomic DNA:
GAACTTCTCCGGGTCCCCCGGAATGTGCAGGAAACGTTTGCCATAGTAGTCCGCAAAGAACTCGTGCGGATCTATCGGTGCGATTAGTTCGCGAAACGTGAGGAACTGGCTGTCCACAGGAGCCCCTTAAAGCCCCGTGCTCGCGGGGTCAAGCGTTACAGCGGTTCGCCCGACTCGGTCAAATAGCCGAAACGGCGCATGGTCGGCCCGTTGGTGGCGATCATCCGCTCGATCTGGTCGCCGGTCAGGCTGGCCCGCCAGGCCCCGCTCTTGCCCTGGCGGAAAAAGGGCGTGCTCGCGCCAGCCGGCTGCTCCTTGAAGGCCGTGCCCTTCTCTTGCCCGGAAAGCTCCTGGAAGCCACTGAAACGGACGGCTTTTCTTCGCCGCTCGGGCTCGTCCGGCCAGCGCAGGAAGGTGCAGAGCGCGGCGAAGGTCTGCTCGGCCGCGTCCGACATGTCCTCGTAGCGCATCACGTGGGGGGCGAGGCCTGGAGCCTCGACCCAGCTTCTGACGTGCTGCGACCAGCTGCCGAGGTACTGCGGCAGGGCCCTGGCCTTGCCGGGGACGACGTGGTCGCGCCGGCACAGGGCATCGACCGCCTCGTCGAGGGTGATGCGGTAGTGGTGGGCGTAGGAGACGGCCACGTCCAGCGGATTGCGCACCACGTAGACCGCGCCCACGGTTGCGCCGGGGGTGATCAGGTCCGAACCGTCGACCCGGCCGATCAGGTTGTGGGTCTTGACGAAGACCGTCTGGTTCTTGGAGGTCGCGAACCATTCGTGGACCTTGGGGCGCAGCCGCGCGACCTCCTCGGGCGTCAGCTCCTCGGCCTTCCGGCCGCTCAGGCGTTCGTAATGGACCAGGAACCCGTCGCCCAGCGCGTAGCCGATCAGTTCGTTGATCGGCAGCGGGCTGTCCCGGTTGCACATGTAGTTGGCGAGAAACGCGCGCAGCCAGGTGTTTCCCGACTTTGGATAGGACGCCAGCCAGATGATGCCCCAGAGCTTCACGGCAGTCGCCTAGCCAAGGCGCAGCCGCACAGCTTCCAGTGCCTTGTAAGGCGCGCGCAACCAGGCCTCGCAAAGCGCGTTCAATTGCGCGGTGGCTTGACGCCGCTTTTCTTCGGAGTCCGGAACGAAAGGCTGGCTCGCGTCCTTCGCGTGCCCCTGAAAGGCCGCGGCGACGGCGGTTCGGTTCGCGGCCTCGATTTCGAAGCCGAAGTGACGGGCAACGGCCTCCAGGGCGGTGGGCGACAGCTGATCGTAGTTGATCATCACGCCGCCTTGGGGTCGCGATTCCAGGGCCGTTGACATGAGCCGGCCCAGCATAAGGCCGCAGAACTCGGCGGGCTTGAGACCGGCAACCTGCTGGGGCGCCACACGCGCGAGCGCGGCCGCCGCGGCCGGATCGCTTATCCGCGCCCAGCCCGGCGGGCGGCGCAGGAGCGATACCATGACCTCGACCGGCTCTCTGTACAAGAAGACCCAGGGGACATGGGGATAGGCCCGCCGGATCGCCGCGAAGGAGAGCAGGCAGTGGCTCGTGTACTTCACGACGTAGCGCGTCTGTTCCGGCGCGCGCGGTTGCCCCAGCGCGCCGATCAGGCCGCGAAACCGCGCTTCCCAGCGCTCGGGGTCACCGTCGGGCGAGCCGATCAATTGGTTCACCGGCGGCGGCTCCGAGACCACCAGCACCGACGGCAGGGTTTTCAGTGCCTTTGCGAGCAGGGTGGAACCCGTACGCCCCATGTGGAAGATGAAACCGCAGGGGTCCAGGCAGCTGGCTCGCTGGGCGAAACCCTCAAGAGCCTTCGCCGGCGTTTGAAGCACTTGCGCTCCCGGCTGGCGCAGCGCGGCGCCGATCGTATCGGCGAAGAAGGGTTCGTCGAATTGCCTGGAGCCGAGCTCGAGCCAACGCACCCCTTCCTCGTATCCGCCGATGGTCACGCTGAACGGCGTCCAGCCTGCGAGGTTTGCCGGCTCTGGGTTGTTTTGACGCATGATGGCTAAACGGTTGTGCTATCGATTGCTTTACGGAATGCTCACGAGCAGGACACTAGCACTTGGCGACGGCCAGGGAAAACGCCCAGCCGTCGATGCCGCGAGATGGCGTTGGATTCCGAAAGCCCATGACGACAGATACGCTGAGCGCTCTCGACCGCGGCGACCGCGCTCCAAACTTCTGGCTGCCCACCGCCGAAGGGCTCCTCGGCCAATTCTACGACCGTTTCAAGGGCAACAAGGTCGTGCTGTTCCTGTGCCCGTCGCTGCGCGACGCCGCGCTGCGCCGGGAGCTGGCGGCGCTGCACGACGGCCTCGGTGCGTTGCCGCCGGGCTCTGCCCATCTCGTCGTCGTGTCACGGGACACTGAGCTTGCTCCGGACGGTCTCCAGGGCGGCGACGCCGTCACCTTCTTTTCGGATCCGGAAGGGAAAATCCTCCAGGGCTACGGAGCGCTCGGCCCGAAGTGCCTGCTCGTCGATCCGGCCCAGCGGGTCCTCGCCCAGCATAGCGGCCAGACGGGCCATGCGGCCGCGGTGCTTTCGGCGCTCGGCGAGCGCGAAGAGAGGATGCAACCCGACGTCCTGTCCGAGCAGGCGCCGGTCCTACTCCTGCCCAACGTCTT
This region includes:
- a CDS encoding sulfotransferase domain-containing protein encodes the protein MKLWGIIWLASYPKSGNTWLRAFLANYMCNRDSPLPINELIGYALGDGFLVHYERLSGRKAEELTPEEVARLRPKVHEWFATSKNQTVFVKTHNLIGRVDGSDLITPGATVGAVYVVRNPLDVAVSYAHHYRITLDEAVDALCRRDHVVPGKARALPQYLGSWSQHVRSWVEAPGLAPHVMRYEDMSDAAEQTFAALCTFLRWPDEPERRRKAVRFSGFQELSGQEKGTAFKEQPAGASTPFFRQGKSGAWRASLTGDQIERMIATNGPTMRRFGYLTESGEPL